ATTATTTTCAACCCCACAGTCTAAGAGGTCGTGTACACACAAAAcgaattaaaaaatatgacaggGGCAATGGGGAAAGAGCACGAGAATCAGATAGGATTATCAAAGAGTTAACACGTATACAAAGGACTGAGCGGCCTTCTTCTGACCTCTATGATTCTAGAAAGAGCTTTAACTAGTTTGAACTTCAAAATAATGTGTGCAATATAAAAAGCGATGTTTTAAAATTCAATATTTCAACTTAAAACATTCTTCTACTTATTCCTGGATGCACACTAAAAATAGGGGGTGTAAATTCTAcaatctttcctttctttctctgcccCACTCCTTTATACAATACAGCATTAAAATAACAACACAGCTCAAATAGGCTATTTAAGCGCAACACACTGCAGACATTTGCTGGCATATTGTGCATTGAATTCAATTCACACCTGATAGACTTTTTTCCCCTTATGTCAATCACAAATGAAACAGGACTGAAGAACCCTGTTTCAACAATGGAAAAGGACAGGTCACATTATagctcaatatttttattaaattaaacTCCCCCTACAAAACATCTTGGAGAACAGATTATAAATATATATAGGAGCTAATTACCATTTAATTTTTCACATAGAATTCTTAAAATCTCATTTATGAGGTTCAGTTTGGTTACCACcataaaaaaaatactcaagtatttctggtattttgtTTTAACCCACGTGCCTGGAATCTATAttaagggcatgtcctggacttGCCTGCATACAAAGAGGATATACATCCAGAAAAGGAGCTTTGAATAAGGCGCCTGGATTGGCCCCTTCCCCTGCAGATCAGGCCAAAACCAGCTGGAGAATTTGCAATGAAGCCTTCGACAATCTGCACATGAAGGTGGCTAAACCTCCATTTGACCCTATTTAAGGTCAAGTCACAGTTAAAGGGTTAATCTGACTGTGCCTACCAGGAGAACCAATAAATAGACCAGTTAACCTGAGCAACTAGCAGTGCGCAAACAGGCACTTTCTCATGTGTACAATCGCGGGAGTCTCCAGTGGTTTTCGTTTAAAAAGTGAATGCTGAAGGGTTAAAGAAACTGGACCCCACCATCTGTAATAATAAAGGAGCACCTGTTCACAATGCTGCTTCTTGACTGAAGAGAAACAGCAGCAAATTCTCGCTTGTTGTCCACTGTGATGTTTTTTGAGAAAATAAACCTGCGCTTGACCAGATTTTGCCATGATTTACACAGATACGGTTTAAATTCTGCGACTGGTGGCTGCCAGGCTGCAGCAGCTCTGTCTGGCTTGGCTGCCTCAGGACCTCGCCCGCGCATGAGGGCCTGTGTGGTTGCAATCAACACTAGCTGGTACTCATTCAGCAGCTTCTCCAGGCACTCGACGCAACGCCCAAGGTTGGCTTCCTGCTGGCTGAAGCTCTCCCCGCCGTTCTGTCTGTCGATCCAGTAAAAGGCAGACATACTGTCCACAATCAGCAGGCAGAGAGCAGGATGGCTGCAAACCATGCTTTCCAGAGAGTGGAAGAGCAGCAGAAGCTGGGTACTGCTGCTGCAGTGGACGAGAAACAAGCGACCCAGGCACTGCTTCACTGATTCCTCTGTGCTCTGTGCCAAACGATGCTCCAGAACAGTGACCAGGCGAAGCATGTCAAAATGACACTCTGTGTCAATGAAGACCACCTCAACCTGGAGCCCACCTGTTGATTCTGGGAGGATGCAGGATGCCACCAGATGATAAAGCATTTCTGTCTTTCCTGTTCCTTCTGGGCCGTGGAACTCAACTGTATTTCCTGTAATGCACAGAAGGGAAAGTTAGCACCAGACAAAAGGAGTATTATTTATTCTCAAAACTCCTGAAGCAATATTTGACCTAGTTAACAGATTCCACAGTAATTACTAGAATGTAGCAAGAAAGATCAAAGTGAAATCACCTTTGAAGTGTCCGTGCATTTAAGATAACCTTTGACAGATGTAACCTTATGTAAAAATAGTCCATCCCTTATAGCAAAGATCATTCTCACAGAGTACTAAAATACAGTGCTCTTACTACCTTCACACTGCCAGTTACTTAGTAATAAATATCTGAGTAAATCTAACCTTCCCAATGATACTGTTGGTTAAGATAGCTGAGCTACAAAGGAGATCAAGATTTTACCACTTGTCTGTTCTGAAGAAGCCAATTGCAACCAAACCCATGTACAAGTGCTGCAACTGACCAGAGTGCCTGTGTTAGGATTGAGCAGGGCTCCTGCTTCAGTAATCTTCACTGATTGTGCATGTGTAGTCATAGCAAGCAAGGATAGGACCTGGTGGGTTTGTGATGCCTTCGGTGTCCTGTCTGAAAGTCACATATGAAGGTTAGCCACTTGGGAAAATCTGGGTGCACCCTGCACCTGTGGACAAATACCCAATATAGAATCAACAAATCAGGGGTGGCAGGGAAGTAGAGAAATAATGTGCAGAAATGAACATCTCAAGCTGTACTTTTTCCTCTGACATGAGTAGGTTAAGATAAAGAAGGTGCTTCTGTTGTTTGCTTCCAAAGGATGCTACTTTAACCTCCAGGTGCATTTTCATCTCAGgtttaaaataaataactagtatGATTTCAGACAAAACAGTTATAGTTTGGATAACTGAAGTCAGTCCTCCACATCAACTGGTGGTTCCATTATGCAAACCTCCCACCTTTGTAGTGACCCAGTTGTGACTTGACTTGATGATGAACTCATTTAGTATTATTGTTACATTAAGAATCAGAATAttgtgggttcgagtcccacTGCAGTTAGAGATGAATGCCAGCATTTAGACTAATGCTTTTGTGCAGTACTGAGTGAGTGCTATACTGCCAGAGGTGTCATCTATTTGAAGAGATGCTAAACCAAGGTGCTATCAGCTCTCTTAACTGGACATAAACAATCCTGTGGCATTACTTCAAATAAGAGCAATCAAGTTATCACAGGTGTGCTGGCCAAGAACGATTCCTCAATCAACGCCCGACTATTTGGTCAccatgggagtttgctgtgtgcaaattggctgctgcacttccaacagtgactatacttcaaaagcacTTGATGTGAAATGCTTACAGATGCCTGAAGCACTTTTGAAAGATACTGTGgagatgcaagtctttcttttctttcaccAGTCTCACAAAGGAAGAAGTTCTGCCACTTGAAATCAAACATAACGGAACAATGTTATGTACAATTCCATAACATTCAACGATGTTCCAGTCAGGTGACCATGGATACAGGCAAATTGAGATAATCTGTGAACCAATGGGTCTAAGTGAAGACATCATACATGAACTGCTCCTGTTTCACAGCGCAGCAGGAGTCAAAGTGACAAAACTCTCCATTGGCTCTTAGCTGGGGCTGCCAAACATGTCAGATATTAGGACTAGTCAAAGCCAATGTAAATTGAAGGCAGAAAAATTGGATCTTTAATGTTGTCAGGATGCcccagtgagctttacatcaatGAAATATTATTGAAGAGTAGTCATACTGTGATTTAGGGAAACAAGAGGTCCAATTTGCACACATCAAGTTCCCATAAAAACAATATTGAAGTGACAAGGCTGTGGTTTAGAATTTCAATTGCACTGTAATCAATTTAGAGGCAACATCACGTGCCCAAGGGTCTAATATGCCAGGTGCCATGTCTACTCAGCGCAGGCTAGAAATCCACTGTTCAGCATATTGAATAAGGCTCTAATTTAAGCTTATGTTTTTATTCAGACTTATTTGTTtatagcacggtagcgtagcggttagcacgatgctattacagcgccagcgattcgattcccgtcactgtctgtaaggagtttgtacgttctcccacgtctgcatgggtctcctccgggtgctccggtttcctcctacattccaaagacgtacgggtaggttaatatgggtttaaaatgggcggcacggactcgttgggccagaagggcctgttaccacgctgtaaataaaaaaaatttagccCTGTCCATGATCATATGATTGAACCAACCACTGTTGAATGTTGGTGCATTGCAATATGTTTGACCTCAAGAGGCAACTTCAAGTCTTTCCTAATTGTGTCAGAACCAGACAGCTCTGATACaaagtcatatatatatatatatatatataaaataatctCAAgttttcctccctccacagaaacTACTTGATCTGCAGGGTACTTCCAACACacccctttatttcagatttccagcaactgctgtgttctccatttcacagttccaacatattttgtttctctctctctctctgtttcagaGCTGGCACTGAAAGCAACTACTTTGCCCAGACAACCCTGGTCTCCACTTTGTCACAGGCATTCCCTCTCTAagagggccagtcatttaaaacaggaatttcttcttactgtggtgaatcactggaattatctactccagaggactgtggaggcttgaTCCCCAGAgctacttaaagaggaagtagataaacttTTCAAATATTGGGGAATTGAAGACTGAGGAACTGGCACATAAGAGAAACCAAGGCCGCGATCATATTGAAATTACAGGGAagggttgtggggacagatggcacattcctgctcctagttccttctgtttctccatctctcccctgcTCTGTAATTTAaatacacttgttttctcacttttccagatctgatgaaagtGATTGATCTGCTACGTGAATCACTTCACCTTCCACTGtcactgcccgacctgctaaatatttccagcattctctttatgTTTCCAATTTAAGTATCCACAGCTCACAATTTAAATATGAGAAGGTTACATACAATGTGGAAGTAAGGGTCCCAAGTCTCGTGGGCCATCCTTCTTTGAACTGGACttgaaggaacatagaacagtacaggtcctttggaaTGTTAGCAGGTAAGACcatgtgccaatttaaactactcccacctgcctgcacacggtgtatatccctccattccctgcctgtttatgttcctgtctaaatgcattgcttttgtatctgcttccaccacatcccctggcagcgcattccaggcacctaccgctgtgtaaaaaaacttgcccggcaaatctcctttaaactttccccttctcacagacccaagccctccagtatttaatatttccatcctggggtaaaaagaccatctatcctatctgccTCTCATGATGCTATATagttctgtcaggtcacccctcagcctccaacactccagagaaaacaatccaagtttgtccaacctctcttcagaGTTAATACCcgctaatctaggcaacatcctggtgagcctcttctgtaccctctccaaagcctccacatccttcctgtaatgtggtaaccagaactgcacacaatacttcaaatgcagcctaactaaagttttatacaactgcaatatggcTTAGCTATTTTAaacacaatgccctgactgatgaaggcaagtatgctttttaccatcctatctactcgtgtggccactttcagggagctaaggacttggaTCCCAAAATCGCTCTGTACATCACAGTTTCTCAgcgtcctgccacttactgtacacttccctcttACATTTTGCCCTCCAAACTGCAACCCCTCATATTAAACTATATATTAAGTCTatattaaattccagctgccatttctccatccatatttccaactggtctatatcctgctgtatcctttgagaaccttcctcaatatcaacaaccAATTTTagtgttgtttgcaaacttaaCATCAGCCCATCtaaattttcatccaagtcatttatacacatcataaatggaggtcccagcactgatccctgcagaacaccactggtcacagaccgccagtcagaataacacctcttctttttcttcaatggctcagccaattttgaatccaattcaccatggatcccatgtgacttaatcttctggatcatctCACATGGGACACCCTGTCGAATGCTTTACtcaaatccatgtatacaacatccactgctctatcctcatcaatcatctacATCATGTCCTCAAaatttcaatcaagtttgtaagacatgacctccaccacacaaaaccatgctgactattctaaATAAGTCCATGCTCTTCCAGATGTGTGctgtgaggttggacaaacttgggttggtctctctggagcggcagaggctgaggggagatctgatagaggtttataagatcatgagaggcatagataggagcagacagccaatatcttttccccagggttgaagtgtctaataccaaagggcatacATCTAGAGTGAGAGGaagtaagttcaaaagagaagtgcagggcaagtttctttttacacagagagtggtgggtgcctggaatgtgctgcctggggtgctggtggaggcaaatacgataggggtgttcatgaatgtgagggaattggtaggatatggacattgtgtaggcagaagggattagttcaaattttttaatttaagttttatttacagcgtggtaacaggccctttcggcccaacaagtctgcgccgcccattttaaacccccaaattaacctaccttggcacaacattgtgctgtactgttctctgttctataaatcttatccctgagaatcttctccaaaaatttccttaccactgatgtactTGCTGGGCAAAGCATGGTGCTAACAGGTGAAGACCCTTGGAGCACTAATGAAGggctcacctcatccatgctggccagtTAGGTATTTGAGCTCCTATTTTTAGAAATTGTGGGTCTTATTTTCTGCTTTCTAGAAGTGAATTGTGAAAATAAGTTTGTGCTGGTGCTGACCTGCTTTACTCTGCATTCAAACAATCAATGCAATTACAGAGGTCTGCTTGTGCCAGCTTTCATGGCTTAATCACAAAGAGATCAgcaaaacagagagaaagaggagtAGGAAGAAGAGGACACTATGCAGGAGGTCTCTGATCTGGATTTCACCAAGGTTGCCTTCCCAACACCTCTGGGAATCTATCACCCAGTACAGTCCTACCTACAGCCTCAAACTTTGGCATTGCATTCCTTCCCGGCTGCAAGATATGCCACTACAGACATCTCCAAGTTTTCCACATGGCACTGTTCTAGGGCATCAAAGATTTTCTGCAAAGGGAAGTAAATTTGTATCACACTTTTCATGGACATGGCAAAGCAGCACAACGGGAAGTCGAACTTTCCTCATAATGCCGGCTTCTCCTGGGTGCAGGCTGCCATAGACTTTATTTGCATATTCCCCATAAATATCCTGGCATCTTTCTTACCCAACTTACACCAGTCTTCTGTGCCACATTTATTCTCAGCAAGCTGCCCTAGGTCATAGGCTGGTAGCTAACTGCCAATGCAATCATCTTCAGACATGACTCATGACAGTGGTAACAAAAATGGGCACAGCGGCAGTGTGCTGTCGCTAGGAATACTGTCGAGCAGAATGTCAGCATGCTCGAGCAGAACTTGTGTTGGCCAGACCATGAAGATGTGGCAGACTTCACCACAAATCTGGCTTACAAGTATAGGAGGAGAAAGAACAGGAGCAATGTTGACCATCAAATTGTACTTCATTCCTGTGCCCTTATGAACAGGTGCTTATCGTGCACAGCCCTCATTCTACATGACTGCCTTCTTTTAGAGGCTGGAAGGAAAAATATTGACCAGAACAATAAATGAATTCCCTGCATTGCTTTTAACACTGTCAGAGAATCTTTTATAGTGCTTTATCATGTCCTTGTTCCAAGATGTTTTTACAGTGAATTACTCTTCGACAATGTAATCGCTTTTTACAAAGGCAACGCACACAAATGATCTGAACTTGGCAAGGACCACACAAGCAGTAAATTACAAccacattatttaaaaaatgaaaaaaaggacTACTCCATTATAGATGGCTGCCTCTCTCATTCCCACTGGGGAGGCGGGGGTGAATAGGGAGACATATACAAGCCAAACTTTCTTACTGCAATGAAATGACTCTGCTTTCCTTCCAGTCTGTGTTAATGCTGCCACTACCCCTTAAATCCTATGGCCTTTAACTTTGCTACTTCCATCCTCTTTATAGGAAAGTTAAATTTGGTTAAATCTGCAGATTTCAGAGCACAGAAAATAGCAGCAGCAACAAAAAAATTGCCACCAACTAGGGCACTATTCAATGCAAGATCTTGCATTCATACCAAAGTTATAGTGAAACCAGATTACTGGCACCACTGCAGTTTCTCAAACAGTTCTTGAGTGGCATATACTGAGATTTCAGAAATGTAACAACGATGTGGTTTTATAATTTCAGACAGGGAAACCAGCAAGTGATCAAAAAAAAGTTGTGACAAGCAGGAAGCAATCCGCCTGGCCCTGGGCATACATCAGCAGCACTGACAAGACCATCACCACCCCAGCTGCTTTATAGTTCATTGGGGAAACATATATAAAGTTAAGCTCACATCTTCTGCCATCAATTTTTGGAAACTCACCAGTGTGTTGGATTTTGTGCAGCTGCATTATTTACAATGGCAAACAAGGGCTGAAATATGTGTTGATTCAGCTTTCATTTGATAATATAAGCAAGGTTTTGGACAGCACCAACAGAATAAATTATGCAGAGAGCCGAAAGAAAATACTTTGGAATGAACTCCAGGGACTGAATGATGTAGGGAATTAAGACACGGTTTTGAATTCAGATCattttctgtaaaacaaaacctcaCACACGAAATGAGATTCAGCTAGCTTACTTCACTGCTATTTAAGTGCCGAGAACAAATCTGCCAATAATTCAACAAAAAAATCCTtaaggagagatggagggagaagaGCATATACCTTCATGGCAAGGGATGCATTTTAGAAGCTAATGTCCAGTGTTAGGGCACTATCCAGCTATTCCCTATCTTACTTCTAATGTACCAGAATTAGATGCCCCTGATGTATACAAGAAGCTCAAAAATAAAAATCTCAGGCTTTTGTTTAATCAGGAAAAAATTTATACAAGCCCAGCACCTGGAAaacccaaaacagaaaatgttgaaacactcagtaggtcttCTGAAACCCaaatgtttctccctccactgactagcattttctgctattattCAAGATTTCCAGTCACTTCATTATTTTGCACATCTATTTTGTTATATTAACTTTGTACATCACTGATGTTCACATGTAGAACATTATGTGCAACTTCTGGCATTCTGCTTTCAGGAGTAGATAATAAATAGCCTGTCAAGTTTAACACGTGTATTCAGAGGAAGAAGTGACTGACaacattaaaatgcattttcactGAAAAGGGTATAGGGATGAGGATCTGAACATAATTTAGTTATATTAAGTGAAGGGATTCCAAATCTTTCCCCAAATCTCCTCCTTACCCTACTTCActaatcaagcttttggtcatataactcagtttcattttatttgataacactcCCATAGTGACTTGGGACCCTTTGCTTTGTTACAGGAGCTGGATAAATGGGAGTTGCTACTGCTGCACAAATGAACAGgccaaaaaatcttttaaaataaaaccaaaggaTGGACTGCTAATcaatttcccatttttttttcccctcacagcAGTCCCAAATGTGCCAACAGTGAAAATGGTCAAGGGTCCtaaaaaaaggcttcaaattatcAGCAGACCTCAAGaatcttattttaaaaagaaaaagacaagGATCATTATTTGATGGGTGACCAGCATTGTGTTCAATGTCTTAAAGTAAATATATAGTATTCATGTTTCAAACTCAAAAGATTTACCCACCAACCAGTTCTCTGATCGCTATTGATTTCCTGGATCAACCTGCACAGCGTCAGTGGGGCCTTCTTTAATCATTTCTGGCCTTGGAAAGATCTCTGTGAAGTCAACCAGCACTGTCTTGGTCTCTGAGACCATCCAGTCTGAAGTTGCAGTGCAGTCAACACTATGCGGATGAATGCCCACTGACCAAATTCAAATAAGAGACTTCCTGAATCATTACTTGACTTAGGATACATGCAAATGTTAAATGATATGTAGTAGCTGCATTGTTTTGATTTCGTGGCAagtttcatggaacatagaacactacagcacagtacaagcccttcggcccacaatgctgtgccaacattttatcctgctctaagatcgatctaacccttccctcccacatagccctccatttctctatcattcatgtgtctatctaagagtctcttagatgtccctaatgtatctgcccccacaaccttggccggcagtgcgttccacgcacccactactctgtgtaaaaaacttacccctgacatcccccttataccttcctccaatcaccttaaaattatgtcccctcatgttagccattgtcaccctgagaaaaagtctctgactatccacttgatctatgccttttatcatcttgtacatctctatcaagtcacctctgccCTTGACAACTCTGTTCCTGTCAACTTGCTTGGCTTAGGAAACAAATGCCCGAGTTCCTTCATTGTGATTGTGATCTAGGTTTGTCAATTTGAAAGAAAGACTACACCCAGCTTTCTTTGTCATCTTCCTCACAAAACCCAACTGGAAAGAGAAGTTCCCACTAACTTGTCAATTCTACTAAGCAACATTTTGAAGGTCAGACCATAATTAATCATCGCCACAAATTTTTCTTATTACtcggacatggatcatgtgctcTGAAACGTTAAGAATCGATCCAACATATGATTTATACATCACAATGATTAACTTGCATTGAAACTTTGCTTTGATTGTAGAAAAAACTGAATGCCCTATTTGCTTCTGCTGCAAAGTCTTGAAGAATGGTATCTAAATGTAAAATGTTCTGAATATCTATGCATTCCGCTACACTTTGAGGAACCAAACAAACAGTTCCTGAGGATCAATCATTGCTCAAAAGGGTGCATATTCTCAAAAGCCCCAGGAAAAGTCATTGAACCCACAGTACTATTTGCAAAGACCACATAGTTCTGATGTGCCTAACCCAGACATTGTGACACAATCATTAAAGAAAGAATAGACCATGAACAGTATGAAAATATGAATAAAGCAGCCAAATCTCACATTCAACTAAATTTGTCTCAAccaccaaaataaaacaaaccttCCAAAAGTACTCTGTCTGGAGGTTAAGTCTGCACCATTTCCTCTCTTTGGCTCAAAAGTGAACCAGATAAGGACTGTCAGACAATGTGCCAATAGCTTCTAATCTCTTCCAAGTTAAATGAATCCTGCAGAATAAAAACCCTCAATGGTATTAAACACTTGAAAGACTCAAGCCAACGTTTATTTAGAACTTCCCACTAAAAGGCAGTCCTGTCAATTGACATCCCTGTCTTATTTACTGTTGGGGCTTTGAAGTGAAAATGTGATATTCTGTTCCTGATCCTTACTTTCTGGCACTTTTCCCCTCCCACTGCTTGAGGCAGGAACTAGGGGCCAAGGTTAACAAACAGAACCTCACAGTTGCATTCCTCAAGAACATAGAAAACCGTGTACGCCCAACTAAAGGCAAGGAAATGTAGTATTTGCAATGAACCCTTCTGATTCAGCCATTTATGCCCATCCCTCATACCTCCACAACTACTACCATCTTTGCAAGTGAGTGCAGAGgtaaaatgcaaacaaaagcgCAGAAGCAATAGCTTTCAGTGTTGACGTGGAAGCACAATGGGTGCAAAGATCTCGCAATCTCTGCAGCATGGACTTTTCATTTTCTGACATTGATTTTTGCCAGGTGTCAGTTCAACGGGATTGCCGATGCAtagcaacagtgatgtcatcaaactGGCTGAGCAGGCAACTCCTTTGAAGAATTCTGACACAGCAAAACAGGATCAAAAATAAACAAGTTTTATCCTATATTTTTCAACAATTTTTACAAACGGTAATATAAAGACTAGAGCATACACGATTATAGAAGCTAAAATATCAAACTGTTttaagtaattattttaaaatctattgcattttgaaatatttcagaggGAATTACAATCCACATATATAAAATTAGCTTTATTCTTTGAGCCAGAGTTTGCTAAAGAATAACAATGGCTCAGTACACCATTAAAATCTCACTTATAGCCTGTGGAACAAAGCATAAGATTTTCAATCTGGTGTGTATATAGCTGAAATTTTCACCAATTCAATTACCTTTGATGGTGGTAGAGATGGTTCTAATCAGTGCAGTCTTAAAGGAGTGCAAAaatcaacaacaacttttaagGATCAAACTATTTatgtggaaatccaaaatagTTAAGTGAGAAAAACTGCCAGTTCCACTGTCAATAGACCTGCAAAATTTTGCCTACTTTAACCAAAACAAACGCTTCTGAATCATGACCCATTCAGGAAGCTCACCATAAAGGCTATTATTTTGCAGTTTTCATCACAAGAGAGATGAAGATAAgatacgatttctttattagtcacatgtatatcgaaacacacatgaaatgtatctttgtgtagaatgttctgggggcagcccgcaagtgtcgccacgcttctggtgcc
This genomic interval from Pristis pectinata isolate sPriPec2 chromosome 5, sPriPec2.1.pri, whole genome shotgun sequence contains the following:
- the xrcc2 gene encoding DNA repair protein XRCC2, which gives rise to MVTRRRKCGEVKGEARWPLVGSCPSEVRIIHRPRLRMTSDFRRRESGTELLARLKGRSSVKHLEPRLFTEEGLLNHGNTVEFHGPEGTGKTEMLYHLVASCILPESTGGLQVEVVFIDTECHFDMLRLVTVLEHRLAQSTEESVKQCLGRLFLVHCSSSTQLLLLFHSLESMVCSHPALCLLIVDSMSAFYWIDRQNGGESFSQQEANLGRCVECLEKLLNEYQLVLIATTQALMRGRGPEAAKPDRAAAAWQPPVAEFKPYLCKSWQNLVKRRFIFSKNITVDNKREFAAVSLQSRSSIVNRCSFIITDGGVQFL